ACCTTCACGTGGAAGTCCCCATCCAGTAGCACGTTCTCTGCCTTCAGATCACAGTGGAGAATCTGTGGGTTCTGGCAGTGCAGGAAAGTCATCCCCAGGGAGATCTCGTGCGCCATTCTCCACCTCAGGACCCAGGGCACGTCCACATCCCGCAGCAGCCCGGCCAGAGAGCCGTTCTCCATGTAGGGCATCACGATGGCGAAGTTTGGATCCAGACAGACCCCCAGCAGACTGATGACGTGGTCTGATCGGCTTCCCAGGTTCAGTTTCCTCGCCTCGGAGTACAGCACGTCTTGCTCACTTGAGGTATaaaaaacataacagaaaaatgttttgcatttgTTCTTTAAGTGTAGGTCATTTACTTTGATAACCACTAATGTGTGCAGATTGTATAACGTTCGAGCTATCGTGATACTAGTAAGCGTAAATTAAAGACATCAGACCCTGACCTTCCTTCTATCTGGCGAGTAAACAGACATTTGACAGCCACGTCCTGCTTCCAGTccagatgtcgggctttcattaCGTAGGCGAACCCCCCACGGCCGAGAATGGACTGTTCCTCGAGTCGGTCAAAATGGATGATGGGAAACTTCTGGTCAACCGTGACGCTGGGGTATCTCCTCGCGCTGGAAAATACATCATCAGAAATGATCTATATGTGCAGGAATATTCTACTTCATACTAGCTAGAAGGAGTTGCTTTACATGGAACTGATTTGTTGTCAAATTGCCCTTGACTTGCCTTATATATCTAACAGACTTTGAATATTATCATACCTGTTCTGCAGCGCATCTTTCTCTTGGCCATCAACTAAACCGACGGCTCCAGTTTCTTGGCCTCTACGGTCTGGGGTCTGAGGAAAAGTGGTGTTTTACTTGACAACTTAATGAAATTCACATATTCCTTTTCTTGGTTAACAAATTGTGGCTATATTAACGTAAATTATTGTCTTCATAGTGGTCATTTTAATATTTTCCCCAAAAGTAAAGACATCAAAGTTTACATCTTCCCATAAAGTATTTGTATCCAAGACAATCATGATGTCAGAACAGCTGAACAATTACTGAAACGGCACTAGTCTAAGTCAAAATTCAATTGTAAAGGTCACCCCACCCTGGGTTCTGGTAAAAGCTGCTCCGCCAGCTGCTGGAAGTCCAGGTCTCTGAGGTGCTGCTCCAGGGCGGAAAGTGTGGCCGCCTCACCTTCCTTCTCTCTCCACTGTTCCAGGGTCTGGTACACCTGGTCAGGAACATCGTCTGGAGCGGAAGCCTGATAAATGATTTATTGCAAATTATcatatgaaaatgatttcattccAGTCCAAATCCTTCACTGATACTCCTGGCCATAAGTTGTGTCTGGAGCAGAATAAGTCATTGTAAAATATCACATGTCAATGATTTCAATCCAGGTAAAACATCagatgtatgtttgttttggttacagTTATAAGTTTATTTCTGAATAATAGTTCATGTGATAAATAAGGgttttttaaatattattttaaaaaGGAATTAAGATCGCGGCTAAGGTTTTTTAGATGTAAgcgtgatgaaattatttaaagaagattgattttttaaagacaaGCGTTGATGCTAGTTTTTCTCTATTTCTCTGTAAAGCTAGTAAAACAATCATCTCACCTTGATGGCGTCCACCGCCCTGTTGCTGAGCCCCAGGCTCCGGGCGAGAGGTTTCCACTGGGTTTGGCTCATCCTCACGGACAGGCGGTTGAAGGCACGGAGAATTCTCTCATCTTAATTAAAGAATGCTCATTTCAGTCATTGCATATACGATATATTAATGCAATATTTTataatatgataaaatatgatattatattatataatatgaCATAATATAAGGTAACACGTGTATTTCGATTCGCAGTGGGAATTACAAGTCTAAAGGTTTCATGATCGTGCAAAAACATTGATAAAGGTTCAAATCATAACATTTGAATGCTGGTATTGAAAGGGATATAGTAAGAACTTTACAAATCTAATAATTCCTATGAAATATTCAACTAAAAATGTATTATActaatgaaaacaaactttgacaGCCTGTCTGCAAACATGCCCCACCTTTCTCAGCCTCCTGTTTCAGGAAGGCCATGATGGCGCCGGTCCCTTGTTTACATACGTCCTGTGGAGGGTATGTCAGGGGGTTTCCAGAAACACACAAGTCCTTCAGCTTGTCTGCTCGGTGAAGGGCGGTTGGGATcctggtgatgttgttgttccttATGTACAGTTTCTCCATGGCAGGTAGTTCACACAGGGCTTCTGGGAACGTGTCGAACTTGTTGTTCGAGAGGTAGACCTCCCGCAGGTTGTGCAGGTGACTCAAGGTGCTCGGAAGGGTTCTGAGGAGGTTCCGCGACAATGATAAGAACCACATGTGTTGTAGATTTCCCAATTCGTCTGGAACAGTGCCAAACTTGCGCCCTTCGGGTTGTCCAGCATATAGTTCCTCCAGTGTCTTCAGTCGCAAcacctgtctggggaactcaTCAAACTGACAGGAAGCCACGTCAAGCAACTTCAGCCTTTTCAGTcgcgtgacgtcatcagggaGATACGCGATGGGATTTCGATTAGCAATTAATCTCTCAAGGTTAGACAGCAAACAAACGCCCGGTGGAAGCTTTGTCAGCTTATTATCCGCAATGCCCAGTTCTTTCAATTTCTGTAGCTTTTCCACGCCAGGAGGGAAGGCGGAAAGCTTGTTGCTGCTGACAtctaacacctcaaggttagggagcgagcacacacctgagggtacctccgtcagctgattaccataaatgtacagttctctcagtttctgcagcttttccacaccaggagggaaggtggagagttTATTATTACCGACACTAAACttctcaaggttagggagcgagcacaaCCCTGAGGGTatctccgtcagctgattaccatTAATGCccagttctctcagtttctgcagcttttccacaccaggagggaaggtggagagttTATTATTACCGACACTAAACttctcaaggttagggagcgagcacaaCCCTGAGGGTatctccgtcagctgattaccaaTAATGCCCAGTTCTCtaagtttctgcagcttttccacaccaggagggaaggtggagagttTATTATCACCGACACTAAACTTCTCAAGGGTAGGGAGCGAGCACAACCCTGAGGGTatctccgtcagctgattaccatTAATGCccagttctctcagtttctgcagcttttccacaccaggagggaaggtggagagcttGTTGTTACTGACatttaacacctcaaggttagggagcgagcacacccctgagggtacctccgtcagctgattaccattaatgtacagtactctcagtttctgcagcttttccacaccaggagggaaggtggaaaTGTTGTTGTTACTGACatttaacacctcaaggttagggagcgagcaaacacctgagggtacctccgtcaaCTGATTATCATTAATGCgcagttctctcagtttctgcagcttttccacaccaggagggaaggtggagagcttGTTTTTACTGAcacttaacacctcaaggttagggagcgagcagacgcctgagggtacctccgtcagctgattatcataaatgtacagttttgtcagtttctgcagcttttccacaccaggagggaaggtggaaaATTTGTTATTATTCGCATCCAACACCTGAAGATTAGACAGCATACAAACCCCTGGAGGTACCTCTTTCAGCTGATTATTATAAATGTACAGGTGCGTCATTTTCTGCAAGGAGCCGATAGCCTGTGGCAAACTTGTCAGCATGTTGCCGTCAGCGTCCAAACGGGAAAGGTTCTGCAGACGGCCGATTGCTTCCGGGATGCTGGTTAGTTTGTTTCTGGACACATCTAGAACCTCCAGGTCAGTGATATCAAACACCTCCTCCGGGATGGACGTCAGACCCTGGTTACTCAGGTCAAGTTTAAGGAGACCGTTGACGGTCTGAGGCTGGAGGTTCAGGCATGCCGCCATATTGGAATTTCCCGTCTGCATAACATACAAGGAAAGTATAAAGCCCCCGAACGCGCATTTTCCTCACATATATGTAtgaaagacacacacacgcacatccatgcacacacatatactcACTCTCTTTGACACAAATACAattacgcacacacacacacacacacacaaacattcacgcAACAAACACACCCGCATACACGACACGGACACACGAACACACGCACAAACCTGCAAGTAGTTTGATTCCCCTTCTTTACTGTTCTCCCGTCTGACGTAGTTCGAAGGCACGTAGCCGACCTGGTTCTTGGCGTTCCGTACGCGCCACCACAAACCGGTGTCATCCAGTAGTATAAGCCGCTCATTCTCCTTGATGTCCAGGTCGTCCACTGTCTGCGCCTCCCAGTTGAACATGGCCACGACAACCTCGTCTTTCTCGGTCATCATGAAGTCCAACTCCTGCAGATGGGAAACACTAACGGTGAGAATCTATTCAGTTGCTCTGCAGTACCTACGAAAGCGGTCAGGGGCGCAAAGTCTCATTAAGATTGTGTCTAAACCTATCGATTTAAAAATGTTTACGCACATACTTGCGCGCGCCCGCAAACATACGCACACATGCACCTGAACACATGCGCGCGCagacactcacgcacacacacacacacgcacacacacagactccaatattttcatgatgtacaaaatgactaatggtggacgtaccgactgataagtatctaataccagctcagaaaataacaagaaatggtcatgccttcaagtaccaaagTTGCCAACCTACGATAATGTGTTCTCAAAACTATCGTTCAGCGGAATTTTTTTTATCACCGAGCATAGTATATGGAATTGCAGCAACACGCACATATCTATACACAtgtacgcacgcacacatacacacacacacacccgcacaaatacacaaaaagacacATGAGACACATGAACGTAGCTATGTGAACCCAACCTACATTTGCCGTAGGAGGAAAATACAAGCTAAAATCCAACTTTGAACACCACCTAAGCATAATGCGTAATGGTTTGGCACCAATCCAAGAACATGATAAATTATCTAAGACTCGGCCGCTGATCAACCGACACGCTTACTCCGCATTCAACACAAGTATGTACTATACACAGTACGTCGATCTCCTTGTGGTTACTTGACCTTTGAACGTCAGTAGGAGGTGGCACCAGGTACAGtgtacaaacatacctgcgCTGTCAAAAGCAATAAACATGTCCCTGTTGGGGTTTTAGACTTGAATTTTCTCCTAATTCAATTCCATAGGCAAATAATGAGAAGCTGTGTTACAACATAGCGGTCaagctttttttctaatcattAGTGATGAGATGACTGAGATGTGATGCTAACACTGATACAGCAGTGACCCCTACACTAGCCTCGAGATCCGCAGGCACGTTGCACACACCGTGACTATGGAAAAACCGCGTGACTTTGGTCTTTTGTCAGATAATAGTCACTGCATCAAAATATCACGCAAATTAGAAACTTCTCAAAGGCATGGATGGAAGATTTTTGTTTGATATGACAAGTCTACAATGGTTGAACCGTGGAGGACCATAGCCTTTGTCTGTTTTGCTAAACTTTGCAAAGGGAATTCTAAAATAACGGACAGATCTGGGCGAAACTATCTATCCTTAGCCTGTAAGTTTGCTAGTCAATGTGTGCTTGTCATTGTTGTTGTCGTTATACATCAGCAAAATTTAAACTTTCAACACCAGTAAGCGTTATGGGTATTGTCTTTATACCTGTTTTATGCAATTTAACAACACATTGATGTAAGATGGACTTAGTTGCAGGTTAATCGTATGCTCACTCAGCAATCTTTATTTACTGACAACACAAGTATGTAGCCATAGAACGCTATTCCCCTACTTGACCTTTGAACGCCAGTGGGAGGTGgcaccaggtacaatgtacttacCTGCGCTGCCAAAAGATGTAAACATGTCCAACTTGGGGTTTTAGACAtgaattttctcatttttttaaaattccatAGGTTAGTAATGAGACGCTGTGTCATTGATAAGAACATAATGATATAAAGGCACAAAACGGTCAATCGTTAGTTTGTAATCATTAGTGATGAGATGACTGAAATGTGATCCTAACATGTAGTAGCCCCGACACTAGCCTCGAGATCCGCAGTCATGTTGCACACACCGTGACTATGGAGCAACCGCGTAACTTTGCTATTTGCTAAAGAATTGTCCGTTTAATACATATAAATATCGAACATATTAATAGCTGTAACAGCCTATGATGGTTTGATTCGTGTTTGATATAATAAGTGTTATGGTGAAAACATGGAAGAGCGTATCCTTTGTTGGGAGAAGATTTGCTAAACTTTCCCAACTTTCCCAGAATAGTCCAGCGGCATAGCTAAAAAAAATCAGGCTAATTGTGCAGatttgtctaaaagcaccaaatttggcacaTACATAGTCAAATACGTTCTAAGCAAATCTAGATATGGAGGCATCTCAATTTCAGCCCAGGAGCACTTAAGCAGCACTTTGAATTTAGAGCCCCCGGAAATGGAATACTGTACCTATTTTGATGATTTTCTtaaggggaggggcaaaaaactaAACATCGCCGTTTCTTCTTTAAAATTCATAGGTTGGTAGAGCCGTCACTACAACCACCGAGATATTCTTCCTTTTCAATATTCAGCTGTGATAGAAAATTATGAGTCctaaaatctgatttttttggacattttctcatcaaaaatatatactttccaGTATCgtgcatttattcacattacctatgggtCCTTGTCTGATGATTTAGACTTACTATGCGTATCATGAGCTGCATATCAAACTTTAGATGATCGAAATCCGtcaatgaaatccggagatatgTATGTGTGAAggatgacacatctgccagcttgtagtgacaatatcgttgctatggccgttgctaaggctgtaatatccgttttttatccagttgtagagattgaattgtatttgaatactgcttacctggatgtctaaccttcataaacgtatcaaGGATCAATTTGGCAAGATTTGCCTGGACTCAGTACGTGAACTAGAAAACACCAGCTGGAAGATTGCAGACTTCAGGATTCAGTCTATATGGAATCATTCTGCATTTGAGTAactttgcatatgatcctaacgagttagtggttaaaccagtttttctagttagctgtacttgtatggaaTTGTTTCTGCTAgctcattctagtgacgctgaagaagagtgatggatgtcactcgaaacgtccggaagtaaatatccgttttttatccagttgtagagattgaattgtatttgaatattgcttacctggatgtctaaccttcataaacgtatgttgctaaggaggtttcagatcgtccTCAACAACAAAGCTGATACACAGAACTAATTTTTCTGTAGCATTTTGCTCTGATTACCACAGCAGAAGTATAAGGAATAGTCTTGAAATGTTTAACGTTTAGCAGATGcagaaatatgttttaaaaaaatacgtTGTTTCTATCAGAATCATTAGAAAAACTATTGCTAAAGCTGTTGCTAAGGGGgtactcagtcatgtttcaaaCAAAGAACAGAAGtgagtcaagttctctgacacgTAATTTTactcctgtcatcttgtaaatcacgcataaatgtgaaaaatattataattgattggaaatgttaatttgggctctacatgggggataTGAGGATACCTGAAAAGGAATTACCttgattttgcacatttttatttttgcttatttagtagataccttactaaatcactgtttatataatatatgtcGTACACAATCAAAAGGCTccgcatgggggttaccaggactccacataTGTGACACCTATTAATACACAGGACACATGGATGCAGGACTACgtcatgcatattgaaaatttatctagaaacaagaccataacaaaggtcaagaacaaggctaTTCTGGGATgaatgcaagttttttttttacttttcttgatcaagttcTCTGACACATA
The genomic region above belongs to Branchiostoma floridae strain S238N-H82 unplaced genomic scaffold, Bfl_VNyyK Sc7u5tJ_193, whole genome shotgun sequence and contains:
- the LOC118408566 gene encoding probable serine/threonine-protein kinase drkD; this encodes MMTEKDEVVVAMFNWEAQTVDDLDIKENERLILLDDTGLWWRVRNAKNQVGYVPSNYVRRENSKEGESNYLQTGNSNMAACLNLQPQTVNGLLKLDLSNQGLTSIPEEVFDITDLEVLDVSRNKLTSIPEAIGRLQNLSRLDADGNMLTSLPQAIGSLQKMTHLYIYNNQLKEVPPGVCMLSNLQVLDANNNKFSTFPPDVSSNKLSAFPPGVEKLQKLKELGIADNKLTKLPPGVCLLSNLERLIANRNPIAYLPDDVTRLKRLKLLDVASCQFDEFPRQVLRLKTLEELYAGQPEGRKFGTVPDELGNLQHMWFLSLSRNLLRTLPSTLSHLHNLREVYLSNNKFDTFPEALCELPAMEKLYIRNNNITRIPTALHRADKLKDLCVSGNPLTYPPQDVCKQGTGAIMAFLKQEAEKDERILRAFNRLSVRMSQTQWKPLARSLGLSNRAVDAIKASAPDDVPDQVYQTLEQWREKEGEAATLSALEQHLRDLDFQQLAEQLLPEPRTPDRRGQETGAVGLVDGQEKDALQNSARRYPSVTVDQKFPIIHFDRLEEQSILGRGGFAYVMKARHLDWKQDVAVKCLFTRQIEGSEQDVLYSEARKLNLGSRSDHVISLLGVCLDPNFAIVMPYMENGSLAGLLRDVDVPWVLRWRMAHEISLGMTFLHCQNPQILHCDLKAENVLLDGDFHVKISDFGLSKWKAESRVVTKTSPEGSTITHAPPEYFADINLAPNTKFDVYSFGVLLWEIVTRTQPYGLAANSALISIAVTMGQRPDLTLIPTDREDVTSVSELMQTCWNQNQEDRPPFDDCADKLHHLIDGFSQQEILQAISTVVKMKAAASKK